The Congregibacter litoralis KT71 genome contains a region encoding:
- a CDS encoding tyrosine-type recombinase/integrase, translating to MSNQLDNEDLAQAINRPLEEEAKEAASAEFHELLDFSHGDLDGDSGSLLAKIEDDPTLSFRTSDQSSYNDNRWLYATRSGEKVIVTFTSRLAGGNELYKQLIYHLIPEFHPYGKVRSYRSTRTYSYACDYLDWYLLSPNGLDATPESIRTITVPMINRALDMARDEGIYRHYSFLYFILAFWISLSAQKLISRELRLDIPLNKVVTKARQKSVQEKVAAETQGWKPYTEGELSSMVEYALFWTEEAMPTLMEIRDFIVESLSVHKVGFLVRSKPDLEIEEMLGKKVKGVTVCGYETRPTKAKITSSSGRELEYDYIAYTWKNNYRVALDNVMQGILVLFSLITGLRSSELAELDFDDITQSGDGEYTVNVVRFKTSNDPNYFGEPDAIPLPDFLGEIITQFKQLREVEVHMRTRKVFYCAKGGKVASIMARSIQKSMKRIGEVTGIDGVHPHRFRKTIAEMLINRSERNIDVIRMLFGHRSYKMTLRYIARNPYIISSVAEAIETHYAQDFINLVSAVQGGGYSGSAAERIAAKSAEKPLLFKGKLLRMTIYNYIAYLIEAGEPVFIKRASVGVYCVSNDEYSADQLPPCLEGKCLSDGPIQPDTSNCKLDCKNAVVLSDAKGELEKNISFYRGLLDGGPGMLSRLSRREIERQIKINEVHLSNLGNTKCFGKASVVAGDVVQ from the coding sequence ATGAGCAACCAATTGGACAATGAAGACCTCGCTCAGGCCATTAACAGGCCTTTGGAGGAAGAAGCCAAGGAAGCAGCGTCAGCAGAATTCCATGAACTCCTCGATTTTTCGCATGGTGACCTCGATGGTGACAGCGGGTCGCTCCTAGCAAAAATCGAAGATGATCCGACGTTGTCTTTCCGCACATCAGATCAGTCGAGCTACAATGATAATCGCTGGCTTTACGCGACTCGCTCCGGCGAGAAAGTGATCGTCACATTTACCAGCAGACTTGCTGGGGGCAATGAGCTTTACAAGCAGTTGATCTATCACTTGATTCCTGAGTTTCACCCCTACGGCAAAGTCAGGAGCTATCGATCAACAAGGACCTACTCTTATGCCTGTGATTACCTTGACTGGTATCTGTTGAGCCCCAACGGACTAGATGCAACGCCAGAGAGCATTCGCACGATCACAGTGCCCATGATTAACAGGGCGCTGGACATGGCTCGTGATGAAGGCATCTACAGGCATTACTCATTTCTGTATTTCATCCTCGCCTTCTGGATTTCACTGTCAGCGCAGAAGTTAATCTCAAGAGAATTACGTCTGGATATTCCGCTGAATAAGGTGGTCACCAAAGCGCGACAAAAATCTGTCCAGGAAAAAGTTGCCGCCGAAACACAGGGCTGGAAACCGTACACTGAAGGCGAATTGTCCAGCATGGTTGAGTACGCACTCTTCTGGACCGAGGAGGCAATGCCAACACTGATGGAGATACGAGACTTTATCGTTGAGAGCCTTAGTGTCCACAAGGTAGGTTTCCTTGTTCGCTCAAAGCCAGACCTCGAGATTGAAGAAATGCTCGGCAAGAAGGTGAAAGGAGTGACTGTCTGCGGATATGAAACTCGACCAACTAAGGCCAAGATCACCAGCAGCAGCGGTAGGGAGCTCGAATACGACTACATCGCTTACACTTGGAAGAACAACTACAGGGTGGCCCTAGATAACGTAATGCAGGGGATTCTGGTCCTTTTCTCGCTCATCACGGGACTCCGATCTAGCGAGTTGGCAGAACTGGATTTCGACGACATCACCCAGAGCGGTGATGGCGAATACACAGTTAACGTCGTGAGATTCAAAACCAGCAATGACCCCAATTATTTTGGGGAACCTGATGCGATCCCCTTGCCGGACTTTCTAGGTGAGATCATCACACAGTTCAAACAACTTCGTGAGGTCGAAGTCCACATGCGAACCCGAAAGGTTTTTTATTGCGCCAAGGGGGGGAAAGTGGCATCGATAATGGCTCGTTCAATCCAAAAGTCGATGAAACGGATTGGGGAAGTAACAGGTATTGATGGCGTTCATCCGCACAGATTCAGGAAAACCATAGCGGAGATGCTGATCAATCGTTCAGAACGGAACATTGACGTTATCCGTATGCTGTTCGGTCATCGCAGCTACAAGATGACCCTTCGCTATATCGCTCGAAATCCCTACATTATTTCTTCTGTTGCAGAGGCGATAGAAACCCACTACGCACAAGATTTCATCAATCTCGTTAGCGCAGTACAAGGCGGCGGGTACTCGGGGAGCGCGGCAGAGCGGATAGCAGCCAAATCAGCAGAAAAGCCATTGCTGTTTAAGGGCAAGCTGCTTCGCATGACCATCTACAATTACATCGCATACCTTATTGAGGCCGGTGAGCCTGTGTTCATTAAGCGGGCCTCAGTCGGCGTCTATTGCGTAAGCAACGATGAGTATTCGGCAGACCAATTGCCTCCTTGCTTAGAGGGGAAGTGTTTGTCAGACGGCCCAATCCAGCCAGACACCTCGAACTGCAAACTGGACTGCAAGAATGCGGTCGTTCTCAGTGATGCAAAAGGCGAGTTGGAGAAAAACATCAGCTTCTACCGGGGGCTACTCGATGGTGGGCCGGGGATGCTATCCCGACTCTCCCGGCGTGAGATTGAGCGCCAGATCAAGATCAACGAGGTCCATCTTTCCAACCTCGGAAATACCAAATGTTTCGGGAAGGCGTCAGTTGTTGCAGGGGATGTTGTGCAATGA
- the tmk gene encoding dTMP kinase, translating into MKKGRMIVVDGSNGAGKTTVIEAIRDHLQHVNRETVFTREPGGTPIGEKIREILLSPEAGEMADVTELMLFAAARAQHVREKIMPAVEAGKVVVSDRFDSATVSFQHYARGLPLELITTLNEIAVDGLKPDMTIILDLDPEAGLVRVGSRGDDLDRLEKEKLDFLHKARDGYLGQAKASPDNFVVIDASQSLDNVISEVLSVVDQVIEA; encoded by the coding sequence ATGAAAAAAGGCCGCATGATCGTCGTCGATGGGAGTAATGGAGCTGGAAAAACTACGGTCATTGAAGCGATTCGTGATCATCTCCAGCATGTGAACCGTGAGACCGTGTTTACCCGCGAGCCTGGCGGCACTCCTATCGGAGAAAAAATAAGAGAGATTCTCTTGTCACCGGAGGCCGGTGAGATGGCTGACGTGACTGAACTAATGTTGTTCGCCGCTGCGCGAGCGCAACACGTTCGCGAGAAGATCATGCCTGCCGTTGAGGCAGGCAAGGTTGTTGTTTCTGATCGCTTTGACTCAGCAACCGTAAGTTTTCAGCACTACGCAAGGGGGCTGCCCCTGGAGTTGATTACCACGCTGAATGAAATCGCCGTTGATGGCCTCAAGCCTGATATGACGATCATTCTTGATCTGGACCCAGAGGCAGGTCTGGTGCGTGTTGGCTCCCGTGGCGATGACCTGGATAGGCTTGAGAAGGAGAAGCTGGACTTCCTTCACAAAGCCCGTGATGGCTACCTGGGGCAGGCTAAGGCAAGCCCAGATAACTTTGTTGTGATTGATGCCTCACAGTCACTTGATAATGTAATAAGTGAGGTGTTGAGCGTCGTTGACCAAGTTATTGAAGCGTAA
- the mltG gene encoding endolytic transglycosylase MltG, translated as MLRYLSLALSGTFLMVLVALRWLDAWWEGPLNVAEEGLIVYVEPGDSLSRLSRRLADAGVLDHERLFNWAGRFLGADSRIRLGEYRLEPGVTPASLLAQLQSGDTVRYLVTLPEGITLGEALKLLADSKGIKPVLEGPQDSRLLDLVAPATLTEGYFLPETYQYERGDSDFDILHEAHRMMEEALVEVWGQRQQGLPYRDPYDALIMASIIEKETGLARERAAIGGVFVRRLRSGMRLQTDPTVIYGLGATFEGNLTRKHLSDEKNAYNSYRHKGLPPGPIALPGKAALMAAVNPEAGDALYFVARGDGSHQFSASLKEHEAAVRQFQLSRRADYRSAPKSNEP; from the coding sequence GTGTTGCGCTATCTGAGTCTCGCCCTCTCCGGTACGTTTTTGATGGTGTTGGTCGCTCTCCGCTGGCTGGACGCCTGGTGGGAAGGCCCTCTGAACGTAGCGGAGGAGGGTTTGATCGTGTATGTGGAGCCGGGCGACAGTTTGAGTCGTTTGTCCCGCCGTCTTGCTGACGCCGGGGTTTTGGATCACGAGCGTCTATTTAACTGGGCCGGGCGTTTTCTTGGGGCGGATAGTCGCATCCGCCTGGGGGAGTACCGCCTGGAACCCGGCGTCACGCCGGCTTCACTGTTGGCGCAGCTCCAAAGTGGCGATACGGTGCGTTATCTTGTGACCCTGCCCGAGGGGATTACCTTAGGTGAAGCGCTGAAACTCCTGGCGGACAGTAAAGGTATCAAGCCCGTGCTTGAGGGCCCGCAAGATTCACGCTTACTCGATCTGGTGGCGCCGGCCACGCTGACGGAAGGCTATTTTCTGCCCGAGACCTATCAATACGAGCGCGGTGACAGCGATTTCGATATCCTCCACGAGGCCCATCGCATGATGGAAGAGGCTCTCGTCGAGGTATGGGGGCAGCGCCAACAGGGACTGCCTTACCGTGATCCCTATGATGCCTTGATCATGGCCTCCATCATCGAGAAGGAAACGGGTCTCGCGCGGGAGCGCGCGGCGATTGGGGGTGTCTTTGTGCGACGACTGCGATCAGGTATGCGTCTGCAAACCGACCCCACGGTGATTTACGGGCTTGGCGCAACCTTTGAGGGTAACCTGACGCGTAAACATCTGAGCGATGAAAAGAATGCTTACAACAGCTATCGACATAAAGGCCTGCCTCCGGGGCCCATTGCCCTGCCCGGAAAGGCCGCGCTGATGGCTGCGGTGAATCCCGAGGCGGGAGATGCCCTGTATTTTGTAGCGCGAGGTGATGGAAGCCATCAGTTCAGCGCAAGCCTGAAAGAGCATGAGGCAGCCGTTCGGCAGTTTCAGTTGTCCCGACGCGCTGATTATCGATCAGCACCAAAGAGCAATGAGCCGTGA
- the pabC gene encoding aminodeoxychorismate lyase, with the protein MPATDRAFLYGDGLFETLLIVSGRVLWLDLHIDRLADGARRLRMNLDSRDVRDAISDTLGTMTGANAILRVTVSRGSGQRGYAPDLSARARVTTTHHSLERPPLDALPPATVTTSSVVMSHQPLLAGLKHCNRLEQVMAAAEAKDLAVDDVLLRNERGVYQCSSNANLFVLRGDRLLTSPCDGSGVLGTRRRFLMETLAPKLGMTAEEKPLQARDLREADGLFLSNSVVGVRGISRWDEQDYPPSERLSALQQSFFSEARQCCAI; encoded by the coding sequence GTGCCTGCAACGGACCGGGCATTTCTCTATGGCGACGGACTTTTTGAGACCCTGCTCATCGTCAGCGGCCGGGTACTTTGGCTTGATCTCCATATCGACCGTCTCGCAGACGGTGCCCGGCGTTTGCGCATGAACCTTGATAGCCGGGATGTTCGCGATGCGATCAGCGATACCCTTGGGACGATGACAGGAGCAAACGCTATTCTTCGCGTGACCGTCAGTCGCGGATCGGGGCAGCGGGGATATGCGCCGGATCTCTCTGCGCGGGCCAGGGTGACCACCACCCATCACAGCCTTGAGAGGCCACCCCTTGACGCTTTACCGCCGGCGACAGTCACAACCTCGTCCGTCGTGATGAGCCACCAGCCGCTGTTGGCGGGCCTGAAACACTGCAATCGCCTGGAGCAGGTTATGGCCGCTGCTGAGGCAAAGGATCTGGCGGTCGACGATGTGTTGCTTCGCAACGAGCGGGGTGTTTATCAGTGCTCCAGTAATGCCAATCTATTTGTGCTTCGGGGCGATCGGCTGCTCACATCACCTTGTGACGGCAGTGGCGTATTGGGCACGCGACGGCGATTTCTCATGGAAACGCTTGCGCCGAAGCTGGGCATGACAGCCGAGGAAAAGCCCCTGCAAGCCCGGGATTTGCGCGAGGCCGATGGACTGTTTCTCAGCAACAGTGTTGTGGGGGTTCGCGGCATATCCCGCTGGGATGAGCAGGATTACCCTCCTAGCGAGAGACTGAGCGCGCTACAACAAAGTTTCTTTAGCGAGGCAAGGCAGTGTTGCGCTATCTGA
- the fabF gene encoding beta-ketoacyl-ACP synthase II, whose protein sequence is MKGRRVVVTGLGLVTPVGHDVESSWASILAGKSGAAPIEAFDVDAYTTRFSSSVKDFDISAYLPPKDARKMDTFVQYGMAAGIQAMEHAGFTVTEENAGRVGCAIGSGIGGIGQIEKNSEIVNSTGPRRISPFFVPGSIINMIAGNLSVRYGMRGPNIAIVTACTSGTHNIGLAARMIAQGDADAMLAGGAEMATTKVGLGGFAAARALSTRNDDPEAASRPWDADRDGFVLGDGAGMVFLEEYESAKARGAKIFAELNGFGMSGDAYHMTLPPEDGRGAADAMRNALLDAELDASAVEYVNAHGTSTLAGDVAESRAVESVFGTAASSVAVSSTKSMIGHLLGAAGAVEAVFAVLALRDQVAPPTINLDNPGEGCVLDYVPNTAREMTITHSLTNSFGFGGTNGSLIFGRV, encoded by the coding sequence GTGAAGGGAAGACGCGTAGTTGTGACGGGATTGGGGTTGGTAACTCCCGTGGGACACGACGTTGAATCAAGCTGGGCATCGATACTCGCGGGAAAAAGTGGCGCCGCACCCATCGAAGCCTTCGACGTTGATGCCTACACCACACGCTTTAGCTCCAGTGTTAAAGACTTTGATATCAGCGCCTATCTCCCACCGAAAGATGCTCGAAAAATGGATACCTTCGTGCAATACGGCATGGCTGCAGGCATCCAGGCGATGGAGCACGCAGGATTTACGGTCACCGAAGAGAACGCCGGTCGCGTGGGTTGTGCCATTGGCTCTGGCATCGGCGGCATCGGTCAGATCGAAAAAAATTCTGAAATCGTCAACAGCACGGGACCCCGTCGTATATCACCGTTTTTTGTGCCGGGTTCCATCATCAATATGATTGCCGGAAATCTGTCTGTTCGCTACGGCATGCGTGGCCCCAACATCGCCATTGTTACGGCGTGCACAAGCGGCACCCACAACATTGGTCTTGCAGCGCGAATGATCGCCCAGGGCGACGCGGATGCCATGCTGGCAGGTGGCGCTGAGATGGCCACGACGAAAGTAGGTCTTGGGGGGTTTGCTGCGGCCCGCGCCTTGTCGACACGCAATGATGATCCCGAGGCCGCGTCGCGGCCCTGGGATGCGGATCGCGATGGCTTTGTCCTGGGCGATGGCGCCGGCATGGTGTTTCTTGAGGAGTATGAAAGCGCGAAGGCCCGGGGCGCCAAGATTTTTGCGGAGCTCAATGGCTTCGGCATGAGTGGCGATGCCTATCATATGACCTTGCCGCCGGAGGACGGCCGCGGCGCCGCCGACGCGATGCGCAATGCGCTTCTCGATGCAGAACTCGATGCGAGTGCCGTTGAATATGTCAACGCTCACGGCACCTCAACGCTCGCCGGCGACGTAGCCGAGAGCCGGGCCGTAGAGTCTGTGTTTGGAACTGCCGCATCGTCTGTTGCCGTGAGCTCTACCAAGTCCATGATTGGACATCTCCTGGGTGCCGCCGGAGCCGTCGAGGCTGTGTTTGCGGTACTGGCGCTGCGTGATCAGGTTGCTCCGCCAACCATCAATCTCGATAACCCCGGTGAAGGCTGCGTGCTCGACTACGTTCCCAACACGGCACGAGAGATGACAATCACGCACAGTCTGACTAATTCCTTTGGCTTTGGCGGCACCAATGGCTCCCTGATCTTCGGACGCGTTTAG
- the acpP gene encoding acyl carrier protein — protein MSSIEERVKKIVAEQLGVKEEEVQTEASFVEDLGADSLDTVELVMALEEEFETEIPDEEAEKITTVKLAIDYINEHLS, from the coding sequence ATGAGCAGCATTGAAGAACGCGTAAAAAAAATCGTCGCTGAGCAGCTCGGCGTAAAAGAAGAAGAAGTGCAGACGGAGGCTTCCTTTGTAGAAGATCTCGGCGCAGACTCGCTGGATACAGTTGAGCTTGTGATGGCGCTCGAGGAGGAATTTGAAACAGAAATTCCCGATGAGGAAGCTGAGAAAATTACAACGGTGAAGCTTGCGATCGATTACATCAACGAGCACCTCTCCTGA
- the fabG gene encoding 3-oxoacyl-ACP reductase FabG: MTEETQNTETRVALVTGASRGIGRGIADALATAGHTVIGTATSDSGAQAIDEHLAKVGGAGMRLDVADPESVASVLAAINERFGAPLILVNNAGITRDNILMRMKDDEWQGVLDTNLTALFKTSKAALRGMTKARWGRIVNITSVVGSMGNAGQSNYAASKAGAEGFSRALAREIGGRNITVNSVAPGFIDTDMTAALSEEQRNAMLAQIPLARLGDAKEIGALVAFLCSDAAAYITGETIHINGGMYMA, from the coding sequence ATGACCGAAGAGACACAGAACACTGAAACACGCGTTGCCCTTGTAACCGGCGCCAGCCGGGGCATCGGCCGAGGGATAGCGGACGCGCTGGCAACCGCGGGTCATACGGTAATCGGTACCGCCACAAGTGATAGCGGCGCCCAGGCCATTGATGAGCACCTCGCCAAGGTCGGTGGCGCCGGCATGCGCCTTGACGTTGCGGATCCCGAGAGCGTTGCCAGCGTGCTCGCCGCCATCAATGAACGATTCGGCGCACCCCTGATTCTGGTGAACAACGCCGGCATCACCCGCGACAACATTCTCATGCGGATGAAAGATGATGAGTGGCAAGGGGTGCTGGACACTAACCTCACCGCTCTGTTCAAAACATCCAAAGCCGCATTGCGCGGGATGACCAAGGCGCGTTGGGGCCGCATCGTAAACATCACGTCGGTGGTCGGCTCCATGGGTAACGCCGGCCAAAGTAACTACGCGGCCAGTAAAGCCGGTGCAGAAGGTTTTTCGCGCGCTCTGGCGCGGGAAATAGGTGGGCGAAATATCACGGTGAATTCGGTAGCGCCGGGGTTTATCGACACCGATATGACAGCAGCGCTGAGCGAAGAGCAACGCAATGCCATGCTGGCACAAATCCCCCTGGCTCGTTTGGGAGATGCAAAAGAAATCGGTGCTTTGGTCGCGTTTTTGTGCAGCGACGCAGCAGCGTATATAACAGGTGAGACAATTCACATTAACGGCGGTATGTACATGGCCTAA
- the fabD gene encoding ACP S-malonyltransferase: MRSDLAFMFPGQGSQRVGMLGEAIAEFPEAATVFEECSDALGFDLKALVTEGDPEQLNLTEFTQPALLAASVAIWRVWSAAGGVRPGAMAGHSLGEFSALCCAGALSLKDAVTLVRERGRFMQTAVPVGVGAMAAILGLDDDVVTACCDELSAGAQEIVQAVNFNAPGQVVIAGHSAAVEKAIAVLKESGAKRAMPLPVSAPFHTSLMRPAGEKLAEVLDGIAIASPEIPVVHNVNAATETDPETIRQLLVEQIAAPVLWTSCVSSLQSMGATQFAECGAGKVLGGLLRRIDKSLGCVYLENPDDLRAAATALAQ; the protein is encoded by the coding sequence ATGCGTAGCGATCTTGCTTTTATGTTTCCCGGGCAGGGGAGTCAGCGCGTGGGCATGCTGGGGGAGGCGATAGCCGAGTTTCCCGAGGCTGCAACGGTTTTCGAGGAGTGCTCTGACGCATTGGGTTTTGACCTTAAGGCACTTGTCACGGAAGGCGATCCCGAGCAGCTTAATCTCACGGAGTTCACGCAGCCTGCGCTGCTTGCAGCGTCCGTGGCAATCTGGCGGGTGTGGAGTGCCGCGGGTGGTGTTCGTCCCGGAGCAATGGCGGGGCATAGTCTTGGTGAGTTTTCTGCGCTGTGCTGCGCTGGTGCTCTGAGCCTGAAGGATGCCGTGACGCTGGTTCGCGAGCGAGGGCGCTTCATGCAAACCGCCGTGCCCGTGGGCGTGGGTGCCATGGCAGCTATCCTGGGCCTCGATGATGACGTTGTTACCGCCTGCTGTGACGAGCTCTCCGCCGGCGCTCAGGAAATAGTGCAGGCAGTGAATTTCAATGCACCGGGGCAGGTGGTGATCGCGGGCCATAGCGCTGCGGTGGAAAAAGCCATCGCTGTGCTGAAAGAGTCCGGGGCAAAGCGTGCAATGCCCCTGCCGGTGAGCGCACCTTTCCATACATCCCTGATGCGCCCGGCAGGAGAAAAGCTTGCTGAGGTGCTTGACGGTATTGCTATAGCCAGCCCGGAAATCCCCGTGGTGCACAATGTCAACGCCGCGACAGAGACCGACCCCGAGACTATCCGTCAGTTGCTGGTGGAGCAAATTGCTGCGCCGGTGCTTTGGACCTCCTGCGTGTCAAGTTTGCAGTCCATGGGTGCTACACAGTTTGCGGAATGTGGTGCAGGTAAGGTGCTGGGCGGTTTGCTGCGGCGCATCGATAAAAGCCTGGGCTGCGTTTACCTCGAAAATCCAGATGACCTCCGGGCTGCGGCGACTGCACTTGCGCAATGA
- the rpmF gene encoding 50S ribosomal protein L32 — translation MAVQKSKKTRSRRGMRRSHDSLSGPTLNVDQTTGETHRRHHVTADGFYRGKKVVETGSDD, via the coding sequence ATGGCTGTTCAGAAGAGCAAAAAGACCCGCTCGCGACGCGGCATGCGTCGTTCGCACGACTCCCTGAGTGGACCCACATTAAACGTTGATCAGACGACGGGTGAAACACACCGGCGTCACCACGTGACCGCCGACGGCTTCTACCGCGGTAAAAAAGTGGTTGAGACCGGCAGCGACGACTAA
- a CDS encoding YceD family protein, which yields MLTAPLPIRVNIRKAVTRSARYAGALGAEQIPQFKDLLVPEAPTIDVVVEFGENDEGQQYAAVEMQGRVVLECQRCLKPVVCEVQGNSRLGIVPGDEQAKQLSAGLEPLIAIDEVDLWAVAEEELALALPVVAYHPDGECEPPKSDRRERSESEETGSTGQEAENPFSVLSSLLDSDGTKEK from the coding sequence ATGTTGACAGCCCCCCTCCCGATTCGGGTCAATATTCGAAAGGCCGTGACTCGTTCGGCGCGTTATGCAGGGGCCCTTGGCGCGGAGCAAATTCCCCAGTTTAAGGACCTTCTGGTTCCCGAGGCGCCCACCATTGATGTGGTGGTGGAATTTGGCGAAAACGACGAAGGGCAGCAGTATGCAGCGGTCGAGATGCAGGGAAGGGTGGTACTGGAATGCCAGCGTTGCCTTAAGCCCGTTGTCTGCGAGGTTCAGGGTAACAGTCGTCTGGGCATTGTCCCGGGAGACGAGCAGGCCAAGCAGTTGTCTGCGGGTCTGGAGCCCCTAATAGCGATTGACGAAGTCGATCTGTGGGCAGTGGCAGAGGAAGAATTGGCGCTCGCGCTGCCCGTGGTGGCATACCATCCGGACGGCGAATGCGAGCCACCGAAAAGCGACCGGCGTGAACGGTCAGAAAGTGAAGAGACGGGGTCCACCGGCCAGGAGGCCGAGAACCCTTTTAGTGTTTTGTCATCGCTGCTGGACAGCGACGGCACGAAGGAGAAATAG
- a CDS encoding Maf family protein, whose amino-acid sequence MTSSPLILASTSPYRKRLLERLGIPFQCVSPETDETPRKNEPPEALAARLADAKALAVSESHPLAIVLGSDQVAARGEILLGKPGSIAAAQKQLALCSGESVSFYTAVSLARGGKVIARHCVPTLVTFRALTDRQIAEYVDRERPLDCAGSFRWEGLGICLFTALESTDPTALEGLPLIATCDLLNSQQLGVLQN is encoded by the coding sequence ATGACGAGTTCTCCCCTTATCCTCGCTTCGACCTCCCCTTACCGAAAGCGCCTCCTGGAGCGCCTGGGTATACCTTTTCAATGCGTAAGCCCCGAGACCGATGAAACGCCACGGAAAAATGAGCCCCCCGAGGCTCTCGCCGCTCGCCTCGCCGACGCCAAGGCCCTTGCCGTCTCAGAGTCACATCCCCTCGCGATTGTCCTTGGAAGCGATCAGGTGGCTGCCCGGGGCGAGATACTTCTGGGTAAACCGGGAAGCATCGCGGCAGCGCAGAAACAGCTAGCTCTTTGCAGCGGGGAGAGCGTGAGCTTCTACACCGCGGTCTCCCTCGCCCGGGGCGGCAAGGTGATTGCCAGGCACTGCGTGCCCACCCTGGTAACGTTTCGCGCGCTAACGGACCGGCAGATTGCGGAGTATGTGGACAGAGAGCGGCCCCTGGACTGTGCGGGAAGCTTTCGCTGGGAAGGTCTGGGTATCTGCCTGTTCACCGCCCTCGAAAGCACGGACCCCACGGCTCTGGAGGGACTCCCTCTGATCGCCACCTGCGACCTTTTGAACTCTCAGCAACTAGGAGTGCTGCAGAATTAA
- a CDS encoding RluA family pseudouridine synthase, producing MNQPHVHENAHGNAQNDFPEGRQRKANDPRGLFVSAVRYLTVDERGEGQRLDNYVLRECPAVPKTRLYRAMRKGEIRVNKGRVKPDRRLALGDVVRLPPLSTPEPRERGAAPPGWQERLGARVVFEDEHLLAINKPSGIAVHGGSGLQFGLIETLRTMRPGAKFLELVHRLDRETSGLILVAKKPAALRALHELLRQKGKIDKRYLALAEGAWPRHLRLVEAPLKRFERQSGERQVKVAKDGKPSITEFRIKRSFSAATLVEARPLTGRTHQIRVHALHGGHPLLGDGKYQSEKGEGLARKLGLKRLFLHAQSLSFELNDQRYELTAPLDEELESILIKLAK from the coding sequence GTGAATCAGCCCCATGTGCACGAGAACGCCCACGGCAACGCCCAAAACGATTTCCCTGAGGGCAGGCAGAGGAAAGCCAACGATCCTAGGGGGCTTTTTGTGAGCGCGGTGCGTTATCTCACCGTCGACGAACGGGGAGAGGGGCAGCGCCTGGATAATTATGTTTTGCGAGAGTGCCCGGCAGTACCCAAGACCCGTCTGTATCGGGCTATGCGCAAGGGTGAAATTCGTGTCAACAAGGGGCGGGTGAAACCCGATCGTCGTCTGGCTCTCGGCGATGTGGTACGACTGCCTCCTCTCAGCACCCCTGAGCCCCGAGAGCGCGGCGCGGCGCCGCCGGGCTGGCAGGAGCGCCTCGGGGCACGGGTCGTATTTGAGGACGAGCATCTACTCGCCATTAACAAACCCTCGGGTATCGCGGTGCACGGTGGCAGCGGTCTCCAGTTTGGTTTGATTGAAACATTACGCACCATGCGCCCCGGGGCGAAATTCCTGGAACTGGTTCACCGTCTGGACCGGGAAACCTCCGGACTCATCCTCGTGGCAAAGAAACCCGCCGCTCTGCGTGCGCTCCACGAACTACTCCGCCAGAAAGGTAAAATTGACAAACGCTATCTCGCCCTTGCTGAAGGAGCCTGGCCGCGCCACCTGCGCCTCGTGGAGGCCCCTCTGAAGCGATTTGAGCGTCAGTCCGGGGAGCGACAGGTCAAGGTGGCAAAAGACGGTAAGCCGTCCATTACGGAATTCAGGATCAAGAGGAGCTTTAGCGCCGCGACCCTGGTGGAGGCGCGACCGTTGACGGGGCGGACACATCAGATCCGCGTCCATGCGCTCCACGGGGGCCATCCGCTCCTTGGCGATGGCAAATACCAGAGCGAGAAAGGAGAGGGTCTGGCGCGTAAACTCGGTTTAAAGCGGCTTTTCCTTCACGCACAGTCCCTGTCCTTTGAATTGAATGATCAGCGCTATGAACTCACGGCGCCCCTCGATGAAGAGCTAGAAAGTATTTTAATTAAGCTGGCTAAGTAA